Proteins encoded within one genomic window of Ammonifex degensii KC4:
- a CDS encoding dihydroorotase, with protein MKRILFKSGTLVDPGSGRVWQADLLVEEGRIKAIDSGMAAPRGTEVVNADGCLIFPGCVDVHVHLREPGFEYKETIATGVRAAVRGGFVAVAAMPNTRPVADSAAVVGYVRARGEEEGLARVFPVGALSRGSEGKEMAPLGEMRQAGAVAFSDDGRWLADAQLMRRVMEYARMLKAPVISHCEEPTLTKGGVMNEGITATVLGLRGMPAAAEEIAVARDIILAEFTGCHLHVAHISTAGAVRLVREAKSRGLKVTAEVTPHHFTLTEEAVQGYATCAKVNPPLRTRADVEALREALADGTIDIIATDHAPHAREEKEVEFDQAPFGISGLETAIALVFTELVHKGILNLPQAAAKLSLNPRRLLGLPGGVLAEGEPAELTLIDPEREEEVDPAAFASKGRNTPFAGWRLKGWPVGVVVRGKWIPVRPLPGEGLREI; from the coding sequence ATGAAGCGGATTCTCTTTAAGTCCGGGACGCTGGTGGACCCGGGCTCCGGCCGGGTCTGGCAGGCGGATCTGCTGGTGGAAGAGGGGCGCATCAAGGCCATAGATTCCGGGATGGCGGCCCCGCGCGGGACGGAGGTGGTAAATGCCGACGGCTGCCTCATCTTCCCCGGCTGTGTGGACGTGCACGTGCACCTGCGGGAGCCGGGTTTTGAGTACAAGGAGACCATTGCTACCGGCGTGCGGGCAGCCGTGCGCGGGGGTTTTGTGGCGGTGGCGGCTATGCCCAACACGCGCCCGGTGGCGGACAGTGCCGCCGTGGTGGGCTATGTGCGGGCCCGAGGGGAAGAGGAGGGGCTGGCGCGGGTCTTCCCCGTGGGGGCGCTTTCCCGGGGGAGTGAGGGTAAGGAGATGGCCCCGCTGGGGGAGATGCGGCAGGCGGGGGCGGTGGCTTTCTCCGACGACGGCAGGTGGCTGGCCGATGCCCAGCTCATGCGCCGGGTCATGGAGTACGCCCGCATGTTAAAAGCTCCGGTGATCTCCCACTGCGAGGAGCCGACGCTCACCAAGGGTGGGGTGATGAACGAAGGAATAACGGCCACCGTTCTGGGGCTGAGGGGGATGCCGGCAGCGGCGGAAGAGATAGCGGTGGCGCGCGACATCATCTTGGCGGAGTTCACCGGCTGCCATCTCCACGTGGCCCACATAAGCACCGCGGGCGCCGTGCGGCTGGTGCGCGAGGCCAAATCCCGGGGGTTGAAGGTAACGGCGGAGGTCACCCCCCACCACTTCACCTTGACGGAGGAGGCGGTGCAGGGCTACGCTACTTGCGCCAAGGTCAATCCTCCGCTGCGCACCCGCGCCGATGTGGAGGCGCTGCGGGAGGCGCTGGCGGACGGGACCATCGATATCATCGCTACCGACCACGCCCCGCACGCCAGAGAGGAAAAGGAAGTGGAGTTCGACCAAGCTCCTTTCGGCATCTCCGGCCTAGAGACGGCCATAGCCCTGGTGTTCACCGAGCTGGTGCATAAAGGGATCCTCAACTTGCCCCAAGCGGCGGCCAAGTTAAGTCTCAACCCTCGCCGGCTCCTGGGGCTTCCCGGCGGTGTTCTGGCGGAAGGGGAGCCGGCGGAACTCACCCTGATCGACCCCGAGCGGGAAGAGGAGGTAGACCCAGCCGCCTTTGCTTCCAAGGGGCGCAACACCCCTTTTGCTGGCTGGCGTCTCAAGGGCTGGCCGGTAGGGGTGGTGGTGCGGGGAAAGTGGATACCGGTGCGGCCGCTGCCCGGCGAGGGGCTGCGGGAAATCTAG
- a CDS encoding ISLre2-like element ISAmde3 family transposase, giving the protein MQIVKQIWEKFQRVAELTFEVLENGIDFISFQEKLRRELDSLGQEILREVLEAKDAYLREHREERPGWRVERRNDTKGVLTLFGLVSYKRTYYRHKETGERAYLIDRLVGYGPHARVDPLVKAQALEEAVELSYRKSGERVGRGNREVVLSGEVVKRVIHNFTPEELPEPPKEKRRVKVLYVEADEDHVAGQDRKKYLPRLVYIHEGKEKARKDRYRLKRPYYLGGLYSDTDELWFEVLSYIEEQYELSSVEQIYLCGDGDRWIKKGLEFLPRSVFVLDLFHLDKYLVAALGRDSDGYREIWAALWEGDEVKVQAILRRAGKAAASPARKEAVRDCRRYIRQNWEGIMAYQLYPGAELGVSAEAHVSHLFSARLSSRPMAWSACGVDRMARLRVAKANGVSLREQYVARWREGLKALEIDKAAIEEERQRLRKVSGEVFDNLPALRGPVTSLTRALKALSRNIDLLW; this is encoded by the coding sequence ATGCAGATTGTAAAACAGATTTGGGAAAAGTTCCAGAGGGTAGCGGAGTTAACGTTTGAGGTATTAGAGAACGGGATTGATTTTATAAGCTTTCAGGAGAAGCTCCGGCGGGAACTCGACAGCTTAGGGCAAGAGATCCTGAGGGAAGTTTTAGAGGCGAAAGACGCTTATTTACGGGAACATCGGGAAGAGCGGCCTGGCTGGCGAGTAGAGCGGCGAAACGACACTAAAGGGGTGCTCACCCTTTTCGGTCTGGTCAGCTACAAGCGGACCTATTACCGGCATAAAGAGACTGGGGAGCGGGCGTACTTAATAGACCGGTTGGTAGGTTACGGGCCGCACGCGCGGGTTGATCCTCTGGTTAAAGCACAAGCCTTAGAAGAAGCGGTAGAGCTTTCCTATCGGAAGAGTGGCGAGAGGGTAGGGAGAGGCAATCGGGAGGTTGTGCTAAGTGGCGAAGTGGTGAAGAGGGTGATTCACAACTTTACACCGGAAGAACTGCCCGAACCACCCAAAGAGAAGCGCCGGGTAAAGGTTCTTTATGTAGAGGCGGATGAAGACCACGTAGCAGGTCAGGACAGAAAGAAGTACTTACCCCGGCTGGTATACATCCACGAGGGGAAAGAGAAGGCGAGGAAAGACAGATACAGACTCAAGCGGCCTTATTACCTGGGAGGGCTTTACTCAGATACGGATGAGCTGTGGTTCGAGGTGTTGAGCTACATCGAGGAGCAGTACGAATTATCTTCTGTGGAGCAGATTTATCTCTGCGGTGACGGAGACAGGTGGATAAAGAAAGGGCTGGAGTTTCTACCGAGGAGCGTTTTTGTCTTAGATCTTTTTCACCTGGACAAGTACCTGGTGGCTGCTTTGGGGCGTGATAGTGATGGTTATAGAGAGATTTGGGCGGCCTTATGGGAGGGTGATGAGGTAAAGGTACAGGCGATTTTGCGGCGGGCAGGCAAAGCTGCGGCGAGTCCTGCACGGAAGGAAGCGGTACGGGATTGCCGACGTTACATCCGGCAGAACTGGGAGGGGATAATGGCCTACCAGCTTTATCCCGGGGCGGAGTTGGGGGTAAGTGCGGAGGCGCACGTAAGTCATCTCTTCTCGGCACGGTTATCATCCCGACCGATGGCTTGGAGTGCTTGTGGGGTAGACCGGATGGCCCGGTTGCGGGTGGCGAAGGCGAATGGTGTTTCCTTGCGGGAGCAATATGTAGCCCGATGGAGGGAGGGCTTAAAGGCTTTAGAGATCGATAAGGCAGCCATTGAGGAAGAGAGGCAGAGGCTAAGGAAAGTATCGGGTGAGGTGTTCGATAATCTTCCCGCTCTACGGGGTCCGGTAACATCATTAACCAGAGCCCTCAAAGCTTTGAGCCGGAACATCGATCTTCTTTGGTAG
- the pyrR gene encoding bifunctional pyr operon transcriptional regulator/uracil phosphoribosyltransferase PyrR, whose protein sequence is MPGKGGWQVVILRDKAQILDAEGMRRTLTRMAHEILERNKGVENLALVGIRRRGVPLAKRLAALIRDIEGQAVPVGALDITLYRDDLTQLSYQPIVYRTEIDFPVTGKRIVLVDDVLYTGRTVRAALDALMDLGRPNVIQLAVLIDRGHRELPIRADYVGKNVPTSRKEEVAVMVKEIDGEDKVVIRERED, encoded by the coding sequence ATGCCGGGCAAAGGTGGGTGGCAGGTGGTGATCTTACGCGATAAGGCCCAGATTCTGGACGCCGAGGGCATGCGCCGCACTCTCACCCGCATGGCGCACGAGATTCTGGAGCGTAACAAAGGAGTAGAAAACCTGGCTCTGGTCGGGATCCGCCGGCGGGGTGTCCCGCTGGCTAAGAGGCTTGCGGCTTTAATCCGTGACATAGAGGGACAGGCCGTGCCGGTGGGAGCTCTGGACATAACCCTCTACCGTGACGATTTAACCCAACTCAGCTACCAGCCCATAGTCTACCGCACCGAGATCGACTTTCCCGTGACTGGCAAGCGGATCGTGCTGGTGGACGATGTTCTCTACACAGGGAGAACGGTGCGGGCAGCGCTCGACGCCCTTATGGATCTGGGAAGACCAAATGTCATCCAGCTGGCGGTGCTGATCGATCGAGGACACCGGGAACTCCCCATACGAGCAGATTATGTGGGCAAGAACGTGCCCACATCTCGCAAAGAAGAGGTGGCGGTGATGGTGAAGGAAATTGACGGGGAAGACAAAGTGGTGATCCGCGAGAGAGAAGACTAA
- a CDS encoding aspartate carbamoyltransferase catalytic subunit: MALRHKDLLGLADLSPEEIEHILEQAEAMREVLEREIKKVPALRGRVVVNLFYEPSTRTRFSFELAAKYLSAETVSVAAATASVVKGEGLLDTARTVEALGADVVVLRHPSAGAAAFLARHVKAAVINAGDGMHEHPTQALLDLFTVKRHKGRIKGLTVTIVGDILHSRVARSNIWGFSKLGARVRVCGPATLIPPGLEELGVEVYYQLEEALEGADVVYVLRLQRERFSEQTFLPGPEEYARLYGLNRERLRLAQPDALVMHPGPMNRGLEIAAEVAELDRAVIEEQVTNGVAVRMACLYLLMRRGEA, from the coding sequence GTGGCGCTTAGACACAAAGATCTTCTGGGACTGGCAGATCTAAGCCCGGAAGAAATCGAGCACATCCTGGAACAGGCCGAGGCCATGCGCGAGGTGCTCGAGCGGGAGATAAAGAAGGTTCCTGCTCTGCGCGGGCGGGTGGTAGTCAACCTCTTTTACGAGCCCAGCACCCGCACCCGCTTCTCCTTCGAGCTGGCGGCCAAGTACTTGAGTGCGGAGACGGTGTCGGTGGCAGCGGCCACCGCCAGCGTGGTGAAAGGAGAAGGGTTACTCGATACGGCCCGCACGGTAGAGGCTTTGGGGGCGGACGTGGTAGTGCTGCGCCATCCCTCTGCCGGGGCGGCGGCCTTCCTGGCACGCCACGTCAAGGCGGCGGTGATCAACGCTGGCGACGGCATGCACGAGCACCCCACCCAGGCCCTGCTCGACCTCTTCACGGTTAAGCGGCACAAGGGACGCATTAAGGGCCTCACCGTGACCATTGTGGGAGATATCCTGCACAGCCGGGTGGCCCGCTCCAACATCTGGGGGTTTAGCAAGCTGGGGGCGCGCGTGCGGGTCTGTGGTCCGGCTACCCTCATACCTCCGGGCCTGGAGGAGTTGGGGGTGGAGGTTTATTACCAGCTTGAGGAGGCGCTTGAGGGGGCAGATGTGGTTTATGTTCTCCGGCTGCAGCGGGAACGCTTCTCTGAGCAGACTTTCTTGCCGGGCCCGGAGGAGTACGCCCGCCTTTACGGCCTTAATCGCGAGCGGCTGCGACTGGCCCAGCCCGACGCCCTGGTCATGCACCCGGGACCCATGAACCGGGGGCTGGAGATCGCCGCAGAAGTGGCGGAACTCGACCGGGCGGTGATCGAGGAGCAGGTAACCAACGGGGTGGCGGTGCGTATGGCCTGCCTTTACCTCCTCATGCGGAGGGGAGAAGCATGA
- a CDS encoding UPF0236 family transposase-like protein — protein MWEEVYSEVASRWDIGQVKEIDLGSNGVEWAKQGAEYFPGAVHVLDPYHLNRRLIEAFWHDEEAYNEARQAIASREWERVEEVMRKAVRRVRGVRKKRIEGLWRYLEENWSGIVASPGTERLGTIEGQVWHGCGWRMKRIGASWTEVGAVRQARVLFLRGPTGSLGSTLLVGS, from the coding sequence ATGTGGGAGGAGGTTTACTCCGAGGTAGCGAGCCGGTGGGACATAGGTCAGGTGAAGGAGATAGACCTTGGGAGTAACGGGGTGGAGTGGGCCAAGCAGGGGGCAGAGTACTTCCCCGGGGCGGTACACGTTTTGGATCCTTACCATTTGAACCGGCGGCTTATAGAGGCGTTTTGGCACGACGAGGAGGCTTACAACGAAGCCAGGCAGGCCATAGCTTCGAGGGAGTGGGAGAGGGTAGAAGAGGTGATGAGGAAAGCGGTGAGGAGAGTTCGGGGAGTCAGGAAGAAGAGGATAGAGGGGCTTTGGCGCTATTTAGAAGAGAACTGGTCTGGGATAGTTGCCTCTCCTGGCACCGAGCGGTTGGGGACCATAGAGGGGCAGGTGTGGCACGGATGTGGGTGGCGTATGAAGAGGATAGGGGCGAGTTGGACCGAAGTGGGAGCGGTAAGGCAAGCACGGGTGTTGTTCTTACGCGGTCCAACCGGGAGCTTGGGAAGTACACTTCTCGTTGGGAGTTAA
- a CDS encoding MFS transporter, whose translation MRDQQYANRWRILTAVLLGSIMGPIDASVVYIAIPVIARDFGADPATIGWVSMAYLLVLGSLLLAFGRMGDIFGFKRVFLTGLLTFVLTSALCGLAPNLGALILLRALQAGGAGMMMAMAPAIITAVFPPQERGRALGMNGMVIALGLAMGPSLGGLLVDTLGWRAIFFVNVPIGIAAYLWCRHLLPEFRGEKRQRFDWPGAVLAFCGLGALLLAVSRGEAYNWSWPILALGLAALFLLCWFVVVEKRSPEPMLDLKLFHIRAFAAGNLAALLNFMTQYVIVFLTPFLLQQAMGLSAGRAGATMTAFPLTVLVVAPLAGALSDKIGQRGLAFTGSLICTLAALLLTGLGQHSGTGDVAWRLSLFGLGTGLFQSPNNSAVMGSVPRFRLGIAGGVLAATRNVGMVLGIALGGAILTARQAAYLHLGPSAAFLAALREAYLAAVLVSLVATVACLWTKLPRQE comes from the coding sequence ATGCGCGATCAGCAGTACGCCAATAGGTGGCGCATCCTGACTGCGGTCCTGCTTGGCTCCATTATGGGTCCCATCGATGCCAGTGTGGTGTACATAGCCATACCGGTCATCGCTCGGGATTTCGGTGCTGACCCGGCCACCATAGGCTGGGTATCCATGGCCTATCTGCTGGTGCTGGGCAGCCTGCTGCTCGCCTTTGGCCGGATGGGAGACATATTCGGCTTCAAGCGGGTCTTTTTAACCGGGCTTTTGACCTTCGTTCTCACCTCCGCCCTCTGCGGCCTTGCCCCCAACCTGGGTGCCCTGATCCTGCTACGGGCTTTGCAGGCCGGCGGAGCAGGCATGATGATGGCGATGGCTCCTGCCATCATCACCGCCGTCTTCCCACCCCAGGAACGAGGCCGGGCTCTGGGCATGAACGGAATGGTTATCGCCCTCGGTCTGGCCATGGGGCCCAGCTTGGGAGGTCTCTTGGTGGATACTCTGGGATGGCGAGCCATCTTTTTTGTCAACGTGCCCATCGGTATTGCCGCTTACCTGTGGTGCCGGCACCTTCTTCCCGAGTTCCGCGGCGAAAAACGCCAGCGCTTTGACTGGCCGGGAGCGGTGCTGGCCTTCTGCGGCCTCGGCGCTTTGCTTCTGGCCGTCAGCCGTGGCGAGGCCTACAACTGGTCCTGGCCCATCCTGGCGCTCGGCCTTGCCGCTCTCTTCTTGCTCTGCTGGTTCGTCGTGGTGGAGAAGCGGTCTCCCGAACCCATGCTGGACCTCAAGCTCTTCCACATCCGCGCCTTTGCCGCGGGTAACCTGGCCGCCCTCCTGAACTTTATGACCCAGTATGTCATCGTTTTCCTGACCCCTTTTCTCCTGCAGCAGGCAATGGGACTTTCCGCCGGCCGGGCAGGAGCAACCATGACCGCCTTTCCCCTGACGGTGCTGGTAGTAGCTCCCCTGGCTGGTGCACTTTCGGACAAGATCGGGCAGCGGGGACTGGCCTTCACAGGCTCGCTTATCTGTACCCTCGCTGCTCTGCTCCTGACTGGACTGGGGCAGCATTCCGGCACCGGCGATGTGGCCTGGCGTCTCAGTCTCTTCGGGTTGGGCACGGGACTATTCCAGTCCCCTAACAACAGCGCCGTGATGGGCTCCGTGCCCCGCTTTCGGCTGGGCATCGCCGGGGGAGTGCTGGCCGCCACCCGGAACGTGGGAATGGTGCTGGGTATTGCCCTGGGCGGCGCGATACTGACGGCCCGCCAGGCCGCTTACCTGCACCTGGGCCCAAGCGCAGCCTTCCTGGCCGCCCTGAGAGAAGCCTACCTGGCAGCAGTGCTGGTTTCGCTGGTGGCCACCGTAGCCTGCCTCTGGACCAAACTACCCCGGCAGGAATGA
- a CDS encoding transposase, translated as MRHYTDEFKEQVLAEVDQAGSVALVARRYQILENTVYTWIAKRRKTGSVSAMSRAKMKQLKELEERLKQASH; from the coding sequence ATGCGGCACTATACCGATGAGTTCAAGGAACAAGTGTTAGCCGAAGTGGATCAGGCGGGTAGCGTGGCCCTGGTGGCTAGGCGTTATCAGATCTTGGAGAACACCGTATACACCTGGATAGCGAAGCGCCGTAAGACCGGATCGGTGAGCGCTATGTCCAGGGCCAAAATGAAGCAGCTAAAGGAGCTGGAAGAGAGGTTAAAGCAGGCGAGTCACTGA
- the carA gene encoding glutamine-hydrolyzing carbamoyl-phosphate synthase small subunit, protein MRALLALEDGTVFSGRAFGARGEVWGEVVFATAMTGYQEVLTDPSYCGQIVVLTYPLAGNYGINLEDNEAGRVWVRGLVVREYCPTPSNWRSTCTLAEFLQTHGVPGIEGVDTRALTRRLREHGSMRGVISTEDLDPESLVAKARLAPSLSEEDLVSEVVTRSAYTIPGEGPRVVVVDFGVKQSILRQLRERGCELVVVPPTSSAQEILALAPQGVLLSNGPGDPSRLTGARDTVKALLGRVPLMGICLGHQVAALSLGARTFKLKFGHHGINHPVKDLATGRVFITSHNHGFAVDPASLPPELEVSYISLNDGTVEGLRHKFLPFFSVQFHPEGGPGPQDAAFIFDRFLELLQENVGR, encoded by the coding sequence GTGCGAGCTTTACTGGCTTTAGAGGACGGGACGGTCTTTTCTGGCCGCGCCTTCGGGGCCCGCGGGGAGGTGTGGGGAGAGGTAGTCTTCGCCACCGCCATGACGGGCTACCAGGAGGTCTTGACCGATCCCTCTTACTGCGGCCAGATCGTGGTGCTTACCTATCCGCTGGCGGGCAATTACGGCATCAACCTCGAAGACAACGAAGCCGGCCGCGTGTGGGTGCGGGGGCTGGTGGTGCGGGAATACTGCCCCACCCCTTCTAACTGGCGCTCTACCTGTACTCTGGCCGAGTTCCTCCAGACGCACGGGGTGCCGGGTATAGAAGGGGTGGACACCCGCGCCCTTACCCGGCGCCTGCGGGAGCACGGCTCCATGCGGGGGGTGATCTCGACGGAGGATCTGGATCCCGAAAGCCTGGTGGCCAAGGCCCGGTTGGCTCCCAGCTTGAGCGAGGAAGACCTGGTGAGTGAGGTGGTAACTCGCTCGGCCTACACCATCCCCGGCGAGGGCCCGCGGGTGGTAGTGGTCGACTTCGGGGTAAAGCAGAGCATCCTGAGGCAGCTACGGGAAAGGGGCTGCGAGCTGGTGGTGGTTCCTCCCACATCTTCTGCCCAGGAGATCCTGGCCCTTGCTCCGCAGGGGGTGCTTCTTTCCAACGGTCCCGGCGATCCGAGCAGGCTGACCGGAGCCAGAGACACGGTAAAGGCGCTTCTAGGCAGGGTTCCCCTCATGGGTATCTGCCTGGGGCACCAGGTGGCGGCCCTCTCTTTAGGGGCGCGCACTTTTAAGCTCAAGTTTGGGCACCATGGTATCAATCACCCGGTAAAGGACCTGGCTACCGGCAGGGTCTTCATCACCTCCCACAACCACGGTTTTGCGGTGGACCCGGCCTCCTTGCCGCCGGAACTGGAGGTTTCCTATATAAGTCTCAACGACGGTACGGTTGAGGGTTTGCGGCACAAGTTCCTTCCCTTTTTCTCGGTGCAGTTCCATCCCGAAGGCGGTCCCGGACCGCAGGACGCTGCCTTCATCTTCGACCGTTTCCTAGAACTCCTTCAGGAGAACGTGGGGCGATAG
- a CDS encoding type II toxin-antitoxin system VapC family toxin: MWPERAAEIRRDQAVEGITIGMSDALIAATAEIHGLRVVTANTKDFPTKTSLRCR, translated from the coding sequence GTGTGGCCCGAGCGTGCTGCCGAGATCAGACGAGATCAAGCTGTCGAAGGAATAACGATAGGGATGTCCGACGCCCTGATAGCGGCCACCGCAGAGATCCACGGCCTCCGGGTGGTGACGGCGAACACCAAAGACTTCCCTACAAAGACTTCCCTACGGTGCCGGTAG